The segment ATTTATTTCAACCACGCATCGGCAATCGCTATGTCAACCGTGACCGGAACGCTGCGAATGTATTCACGGGCAGCCTGAACCATGGTTTGTTCCAAAACCTTCGCGCCTTCTTGCGCTTGATTTTCAGCGGCTTCGATAACGATTTCATCGTGAATGCAATTGACGATTTTCGCGTCAAACGGTTTCAATGCTTCATAAATCAAGGTCAAGGCGCGTTTGGTGATGTCGGCGGAACTGCCTTGCACCGGGGCATTTTTGCCGTAGCGTTGTGTCGCGGCGACTTGCGAGCGGTCATTGGGATCAAAGTTGAAGGTGACTAAACGCCCTGACCGGGTACGGCTTTCGTGTTCCTGCACAGCGCGATTTGCCGCTTCACGCAAAAACCCATCAACCCCTTTGTAAGCGGCGAAATATTTTTTAATCAGATTTTCGGCTTCACCATTCGAGCAGTCGATGCGTGCCGCAAGCCCCGATGCGCCCAGTCCGTACATAATCCCGTAGTTGAGTTGTTTGGCGGCGGCGCGTTGCTCTTTGGTTACTCCGTCCAGAGGCACATTGAACATCTGGCTTGCCGTCACCCGATGTAAATCTTCGCCCGACATCAAGGCTTTCACCAACGCCGTATCCTGTGACCAGTCGGCTAGGATACGCAATTCAATCTGCGAATAATCGGCGATGATGAGCTTGCGCCCTGCCGGAGCCCGAAAGCATGAGCGATATTCTTTGGTGTTGGGCACCTGTTGCAAATTTGGTTCGGAACAACTCATCCGTCCGCCCGCCGCGCCGATTTGGCGAAAATCCGAATGAATGCGCCCGGTCGCCGCGTGTATGTGGGTCAAAAAATTCAAGCCATAACTCGACAGGGCTTTTTGCACATGGCGATAGGCGAGCAATTTTTCAATCACCGGATGCTCTTTGACGAGCGGTTGCAATTGCCAACTGCGCGTGCCCTCGACCTTGATGCCCATGCGCGCGAGCGCGTCGGTGACTTGCGAAGGACTATCGAGGTTGATGGTCGGTTCATCAAACAGCGAGAGTTGTTCGATGCCGGATGCGAGTTCGCGTTTGAGGTCTGAGGAAATCGCCGCGTGTTCGCGTTCGACACTTTCGACCTGTTTGCGCCAGCAATCGGCGCTCAAATACATTCCGGCAATTTCCATCGCCGCAACCGGCAACACACAATCGAATTCGAGTTTCGCCACTTCAACCATGTGAAGTTTGACCAACTCCTGCGTCATGCGTTCCCTGAGCGGCAGCAGGATGGTGACATCCTTTGCCGCGTATTCGTATTGCGCATCGGTTAGCTTGCCCGACCAATCGCTGACTTGCAGCGATTTATCAAGTTCCTGATTGAGGTAACGCGAGACCACTGCCGCGAGACTGTTGCCGCCTTCACTGCGCCCGGCGCTGATCAGTTGACTCGCCAGCATGGTATCGAAGATGCCATAGGCTTCAAGGTTGAAATGATGCAGCAACATCTTGAGGTCGAATTTGGCATTGTGAAAAATTTTGATCGGATGCGGTTGCGAGAAAAACTGGCGCAGGTGCGGATCATTGAAGGCGTCAATCTCGAAGAGATCGATGACAAAGGTTTGCTCATCGGTCGCAATTTGCGCCAGCCGCACCTCGCTGGTGAACGGGTCAAGCCCTGTGGTTTCGGTATCGACACCAATGACCGAGGCTTTGGTGATGGCGCGAATGACTTCTTCGAGCGCAGGGGCTGTAGTTATCAATTTGACAGGCGATTGGTTCACAGTTGATTCCTTTAAACAGTAAAAATTGTTACATCCCCTTGACGGATGGGCAATTCAAATTTGCGCGTTGCAGAGTATTAATGAAGTGAATGGAAGATAAATTGAAGTTTTAAGCTTGCCGCCGAATCCGTAACATCCGGGTTACGGATTTCTATTTAGGTGCGAGGCTGCGAAGAAAATTGACCACCTGCCAAATCTGTTTTTCTGTGAGTTTTTCTTTATAAGCCAGCATATCAGCCGAAACCCCGTCGCGAATGGCAACGAAAATTTCGCCATCCGTCGAACCGTAATCCCAGGTCTCATCGGTCAAATCCGAAGGCGTGCCGCCCGATAGCGCCATCCCGCCGTCGCCTTTGGCAGTTGCCCCGTGACAAGGCGCGCAGTGGCGTTTATAAAGCGCGCGTCCGGCTTCAATCGATTCGGCATCCGCAGGCACAGGGTTTTTCAACTTTTGCGCTTCAGGGTTGCGACGCGGCGCTTGCGCACTTGCGTGGTTCGTCGCCCACATCACTGCGAAAACGAAAATCATAAAGCTCAGCGCCACGATGCGGCGTAACCGAAAAGGATGATTGATTAAAAAACTATTCTTGCGGAACATCGAAATTCTCCACCAGATAATCGGGATGTTTATCGCGAAGATAGACAAATAAATCGTGAATCAAATTAACCAGACGATTAACCCCGTAAGTATACTGATTTTTTTTGACCTTGAGCGAGATGGAAACCATTCCTCCACGACTGCTACAGGAAACCTCTGCGCGCCTGCGATCAACCCGCCGATGTTCGGGCAAGCGGCGGTCGTGACGTTCAGTTAAAAATTTTTTCAATTCCGCATGGAGCGCAGACCCTGTAGGAATGCCCGGCAACAGTTGTTTAAATCTTAACGTCTGTGTTGCCGTATCAACTTGCAAATTCATCTCGCGATGCAACAACCAGACGAAATGAAACTGCCCGGTTTTGCTTTCGCTAAATTCGCGAAAGATGCCCCGGTCGGCATAAGTTTGCAAACTTTCGCGAATCACCTGCAATTGACTTTTAGCCATTCTATCGGTAGCCGGTAGTCGGTAGTCGGTAGTCAGAAGTCAGACTTTTTTTTTACACTGCCTACTGCCTACCGCTTACTGCCTACTTTTTAATGATTGTATGACATACAGCCCGGTTCAACCGTACCTAAGAAACCGGGTTCGTATTGTTGCCTGACCCAGAATTCTTTTTTCGCCTGACAGTTGATGAGCGAGGGACGGCTCTCTTTGATAGCGATTTGATAGGCGCGTTCCAACGCCGCGCGAAAATCCGTGGGCTTGGTCACATATTCACCGTGCGCGCCCAAGCCTTCGGCGACTTTGTCATAACGGACATTCTCTTGAAACAGGTGCAAACTCAAGGTGACAGGACTGCGACTGCTGCCTGTCCAGGTTCCCCACGCATTGTTGTTATAAACGATAACGATGATGGGCAAACGATATTTCGACGCAGTCTCAAGTTCCATAATCGTATAACCGATACCCGCATCGCCAGTGACACAAATGACCGGCGCGCTTTTATGCGCAGCCTGAACACTCACCCCATGACGCACCGCAACCGCTGCACCAACTGCGTAACCAACATCTGGACCAATCGCGCCATATTGATATGCGCCGTTTAGAATCTGCCCCGGGCGATACCCGCGCAGCCAGCGCCGCACGTAACGCGCGATGCCATAACCACCCGCTACAAATGTGGTTTGCTCTTTGGGCAGTTTGCCGCGATACATAAAATCACTCAGCTCTTTGGCAATCACCGCAGGATGCACGGCATCTGTG is part of the Acidobacteriota bacterium genome and harbors:
- a CDS encoding bifunctional 3'-5' exonuclease/DNA polymerase — its product is MNQSPVKLITTAPALEEVIRAITKASVIGVDTETTGLDPFTSEVRLAQIATDEQTFVIDLFEIDAFNDPHLRQFFSQPHPIKIFHNAKFDLKMLLHHFNLEAYGIFDTMLASQLISAGRSEGGNSLAAVVSRYLNQELDKSLQVSDWSGKLTDAQYEYAAKDVTILLPLRERMTQELVKLHMVEVAKLEFDCVLPVAAMEIAGMYLSADCWRKQVESVEREHAAISSDLKRELASGIEQLSLFDEPTINLDSPSQVTDALARMGIKVEGTRSWQLQPLVKEHPVIEKLLAYRHVQKALSSYGLNFLTHIHAATGRIHSDFRQIGAAGGRMSCSEPNLQQVPNTKEYRSCFRAPAGRKLIIADYSQIELRILADWSQDTALVKALMSGEDLHRVTASQMFNVPLDGVTKEQRAAAKQLNYGIMYGLGASGLAARIDCSNGEAENLIKKYFAAYKGVDGFLREAANRAVQEHESRTRSGRLVTFNFDPNDRSQVAATQRYGKNAPVQGSSADITKRALTLIYEALKPFDAKIVNCIHDEIVIEAAENQAQEGAKVLEQTMVQAAREYIRSVPVTVDIAIADAWLK
- a CDS encoding c-type cytochrome, encoding MFRKNSFLINHPFRLRRIVALSFMIFVFAVMWATNHASAQAPRRNPEAQKLKNPVPADAESIEAGRALYKRHCAPCHGATAKGDGGMALSGGTPSDLTDETWDYGSTDGEIFVAIRDGVSADMLAYKEKLTEKQIWQVVNFLRSLAPK